From the genome of Bombyx mori chromosome 16, ASM3026992v2, one region includes:
- the LOC101741115 gene encoding ATP-dependent RNA helicase WM6 — MADNDDLLDYEDEEQADQQTADGSTEVAPKKEVKGSYVSIHSSGFRDFLLKPEILRAIVDCGFEHPSEVQHECIPQAVLGMDILCQAKSGMGKTAVFVLATLQQLEPSESHVYVLVMCHTRELAFQISKEYERFSKYMSGVRVSVFFGGMPIQKDEEVLKTACPHIVVGTPGRILALVNSKKLNLKHLKHFILDECDKMLESLDMRRDVQEIFRNTPHGKQVMMFSATLSKEIRPVCKKFMQDPMEVYVDDEAKLKLHGLQQHYVKLKENEKNKKLFELLDVLEFNQVVIFVKSVQRCIALAQLLTDQNFPAIGIHRNMTQDERLSRYQQFKDFQKRILVATNLFGRGMDIERVNIVFNYDMPEDSDTYLHRVARAGRFGTKGLAITMISDENDAKILNQVQDRFDVNITELPEEIELSTYIEGR; from the coding sequence ATGGCTGACAACGACGATCTTCTCGACTACGAAGATGAAGAACAAGCAGATCAACAGACTGCTGACGGGTCTACCGAAGTGGCGCCAAAGAAGGAGGTTAAAGGATCCTACGTATCCATCCACAGTTCTGGTTTTAGAGACTTCTTACTTAAGCCAGAGATACTCCGCGCTATTGTTGATTGCGGTTTTGAGCATCCTTCCGaagttcaacacgaatgcattcCGCAAGCCGTCCTCGGTATGGACATACTTTGCCAAGCCAAGTCCGGTATGGGTAAGACAGCCGTGTTTGTTTTGGCAACATTGCAGCAGCTGGAACCCTCCGAGAGCCACGTTTACGTGCTTGTAATGTGCCACACCAGAGAGTTGGCTTTCCAAATAAGTAAGGAGTACGAGCGTTTCTCGAAATATATGTCAGGAGTCAGAGTATCAGTATTCTTTGGTGGTATGCCAATTCAGAAAGACGAGGAAGTCCTTAAGACAGCATGTCCTCACATTGTAGTGGGAACTCCCGGTAGAATTTTGGCATTAGTAAACAGTAAGAaacttaatttgaaacatttaaaacacttcATCCTTGATGAGTGTGATAAGATGCTGGAATCTCTAGACATGAGGCGAGATGTGCAGGAGATATTCCGGAACACTCCTCACGGGAAACAGGTGATGATGTTCTCAGCCACATTGAGTAAAGAAATCAGACCTGTGTGTAAGAAATTTATGCAAGACCCAATGGAAGTTTATGTAGATGATGAAGCCAAACTCAAGCTACATGGACTGCAGCAACATTATGTGAAACTAAAAGAAAATGAGAAGAATAAAAAACTCTTCGAACTACTTGATGTATTGGAGTTCAATCAGGTGGTTATTTTTGTGAAATCAGTACAGCGCTGCATAGCTCTGGCACAACTGCTCACCGACCAAAACTTCCCTGCCATTGGTATCCACAGAAATATGACCCAGGATGAGCGTCTCTCCCGCTATCAACAGTTCAAGGACTTCCAAAAAAGGATCCTGGTTGCAACAAATTTGTTTGGCCGGGGAATGGACATTGAAAGGGTAAATATTGTCTTCAACTATGACATGCCTGAAGATTCAGATACATATCTACATCGTGTCGCCCGCGCAGGAAGGTTTGGTACCAAAGGTCTGGCCATTACTATGATATCTGATGAAAATGATGCCAAGATCTTAAACCAAGTACAAGATCGTTTCGATGTGAACATTACAGAGCTGCCTGAAGAAATTGAGCTCTCTACCTACATCGAAGGACGATAG
- the LOC101743714 gene encoding uncharacterized protein LOC101743714, protein MKWKELTGLLNSDSSGDPKSEDKWRKVWSDYKNNCKKKCAKINRAASGTGGGPALHLLLTDQEQRVMQIIGVQAATGMEIKEAGFPQEEISTERPNTQIILKEPEIDWNTPSTSSQPTVAPPPPTEAPPPVIDEEEEWNPPPQKKRKNNLTKMFLDIDRKAREYASERDRVYEELERDRLRVREFEVRERVRQRDEELRMQGQWLEFMKEAMEAFVRFMERKS, encoded by the exons ATGAAGTGGAAAGAGTTAACGGGATTACTAAATAGCGATTCTTCTGGAGATCCTAAGAGTGAGGACAAATGGCGTAAG GTGTGGAGTGATTATAAGAATAATTGCAAGAAAAAGTGTGCTAAAATTAATAGAGCTGCTAGTGGCACTGGTGGCGGACCAGCGCTCCATTTATTATTGACTGACCAAGAACAAAGGGTCATGCAGATAATTGGAGTGCAGGCAGCTACTGGCATGGAGATAAAAGAAGCTGGGTTTCCACAA gaagAAATTTCAACTGAGAGGCCAAAtactcaaattattttaaaggaaCCGGAAATAG ATTGGAATACTCCTAGCACAAGCAGCCAACCAACAGTGGCTCCACCACCACCAACTGAGGCTCCCCCTCCAGTTATTGACGAGGAAGAGGAGTGGAACCCTCCGCcacagaaaaaaagaaagaacaatttaacaaaaatgtttttagatATAGACCGAAAGGCAAGGGAGTATGCTTCAGAGCGTGATAGGGTATATGAGGAATTAGAAAGAGATCGGTTGAGAGTTAGAGAATTTGAGGTACGTGAAAGAGTAAGACAGAGAGATGAAGAGCTACGGATGCAGGGTCAATGGCTCGAATTTATGAAAGAGGCAATGGAAGCTTTTGTGAGGTTTATGGAGAGAAAGTCTTAA
- the LOC101740973 gene encoding venom serine carboxypeptidase → MYQVLLLITILSEARAFLHHYPKLNLGERDGGDPGEPLFLTPYVESGNITTGRRLARVPFTESLRIKSYAGYFTVNKTYDSNQFFWYFPAMVPNSKNAPIIVWLQGGPGATSLYGLFTENGPLRVRNKKFERRKYNWALSHHIIYIDNPVGTGFSFTKDPKGYCVDETQVGEQLYSTLIQFFQLFPELQTNNFFVTGESYGGKYVPALAYTIHKKNPTAQIKINMKGIAIGNGLSDPVHQLVYGKYLYQIGLIDWNQAKVFEQYENKTKDFIKQGEWDKAFETFDTLLNGDMLNGSSVFKNMTGFDFYFNYLHTKDYTQFEDFGPMLQRSAVRKAIHVGNLPFNNGTEVEKHLKQDVMKSVAPWIAELLDNYYIVIYNGQLDIIVAYPLTVNYLRNLNFTGSDEYKTAKRYIWKVDGEVAGYVKQAGKLVEILVRNAGHMVPGDQPKWALDLITRFTHEKTYFDKAEIGQTLGSL, encoded by the coding sequence ATGTATCAAGTTTTGTTGTTGATAACCATTTTGTCAGAGGCCCGGGCCTTCCTGCATCACTATCCGAAATTAAATCTCGGAGAGCGAGATGGCGGGGACCCTGGTGAGCCTTTGTTCCTTACGCCATATGTGGAAAGCGGTAACATCACTACAGGGAGGCGTCTAGCCAGAGTACCATTTACTGAAAGCCTGCGCATTAAAAGTTATGCAGGCTACTTCACGGTAAATAAGACTTACGACTCCAACCAGTTCTTCTGGTACTTTCCTGCTATGGTTCCGAACAGCAAAAACGCACCGATTATCGTCTGGCTCCAAGGAGGCCCCGGCGCTACATCTCTGTATGGACTCTTCACAGAAAACGGTCCTTTAAGGGTTCGCAATAAGAAGTTTGAGAGACGAAAGTATAACTGGGCCCTCAGtcatcatattatatatattgacAACCCTGTTGGCACTGGATTCAGTTTCACTAAAGATCCTAAAGGCTACTGTGTTGATGAGACTCAAGTTGGCGAACAGTTATACTCCACTCTGATCCAGTTCTTCCAGTTGTTTCcagaacttcaaaccaataatttttttgtgactgGAGAATCATATGGAGGAAAGTATGTACCAGCTCTGGCCTACACAATTCACAAGAAAAATCCTACAGCacagattaaaattaatatgaagGGTATTGCAATAGGAAATGGTTTGAGTGACCCTGTACATCAGCTCGTGTATGGTAAATATCTGTATCAAATAGGATTAATTGACTGGAACCAGGCTAAAGTATTTGAACAGTATGAAAATAAGACAAAAGATTTCATAAAGCAGGGAGAGTGGGATAAAGCGTTTGAGACCTTTGACACCTTGTTGAATGGTGACATGTTGAATGGATCAAGTGTTTTTAAAAACATGACTGGTTTTGATTTTTACTTTAACTACCTCCACACTAAGGATTATACACAGTTTGAGGACTTTGGCCCAATGCTTCAAAGAAGTGCAGTCCGCAAAGCCATACACGTTGGAAACTTACCGTTTAATAATGGAACTGAAGTTGAGAAGCATCTGAAGCAAGATGTGATGAAGTCAGTAGCACCTTGGATAGCAGAACTATTGGACAATTATTATATCGTTATCTACAATGGTCAGCTAGATATTATAGTAGCATATCCTTTGACtgttaattatttaagaaaCCTCAATTTTACTGGATCTGATGAGTATAAGACTGCAAAACGGTACATTTGGAAGGTGGATGGAGAGGTTGCAGGTTATGTGAAGCAAGCTGGAAAACTTGTTGAAATTTTAGTCAGAAATGCAGGTCATATGGTGCCCGGAGATCAGCCAAAATGGGCTTTAGACTTGATTACTAGGTTCACCCATGAGAAAACCTACTTTGATAAAGCTGAAATTGGTCAAACTTTGGGTTCTTTGTAA
- the LOC105843012 gene encoding putative nuclease HARBI1, which produces MQRPPLYERSPLYYFVAASLLENEEYSSREVREITRRVALRKKNNPVDINDAEFKNRYRLNKESFKFLCNQLKQKTSLKASSRISLELKVLCALSFYATGSYQRLVGMAKYLGQTTVSKCVKEVTDALVTPAILNTFIKFPYARADRDVIRNKFFAKYGFPGVIGCIDGCHFHIFTPKKEVEHLYYSRKHFHSLNVQMICDSDCRILNVNAKYGGATHDAFIWENSVVNNYMQSLHRNNEQVWLLGDSGYPQRPWLMTPILDAVEGTPAYKYTAVHGRTRVAIENTFGRLKNRWRCLCKDRTLHYAPVKCAKIITACCVLHNLAIEFNIPEPEPAEIENPNLTMTISEHIFQENTTGDGLIRGRAIRSILVDKINRLHT; this is translated from the exons ATGCAAAGACCACCGTTGTACGAGCGTAgtcctttatattattttgttgctGCAAGTTTACTTGAAAATGAAGAATATTCATCAAGAGAAGTTAG AGAAATTACACGCAGAGTTGCTCtgagaaagaaaaataatcctGTGGACATAAATGACGCGGAATTCAAAAATAGATACCGGTTGAATAAAGAATCATTCAAGTTTCTTTGTAATCAACTTAAGCAAAAAACATCTTTAAAAGCAAGTTCCAGGATAAGTTTGGAACTTAAg GTTCTTTGCGCGCTATCTTTTTATGCCACTGGATCTTACCAACGCTTAGTGGGAATGGCTAAATATTTGGGCCAAACGACTGTAAGCAAATGTGTGAAGGAAGTAACAGATGCTCTTGTAACTCCTGcaattttaaatactttcatAAAATTTCCTTATGCCAGAGCTGATAGAGATGTAATAAGAAACAA ATTTTTTGCAAAGTATGGTTTCCCAGGAGTTATAGGATGCATTGATGGATGTCATTTCCATATTTTCACACCCAAAAAAGAAGTCGAACATTTGTATTATAGTAGAAAGCATTTCCATTCATTAAATGTGCAAATG aTTTGTGATAGTGATTGTCGTATTTTAAACGTAAATGCGAAATACGGAGGAGCCACCCACGACGCTTTTATTTGGGAAAATAGCGTGGTCAACAATTATATGCAGAGCTTACATCGAAATAACGAGCAAGTGTGGTTGttag gTGATTCTGGTTATCCACAGCGACCCTGGTTAATGACACCAATTTTAGATGCTGTTGAGGGAACTCCAGCTTATAAATATACAGCAGTTCATGGAAGGACCAGGGTAGCTATTGAAAATACTTTTGGGCGACTAAAAAACCGATGGCGTTGTTTGTGTAAGGATCGCACATTACACTATGCTCCAGTAAAATGTGCAAAAATCATAACAGCATGCTGTGTATTGCACAACTTAGCCATTGAGTTCAACATACCTGAACCAGAACCAGCAGAGATTGAAAACCCCAATTTGACTATGACAATCTCTGAACATATTTTTCAAGAGAATACTACAGGAGATGGGTTAATTAGGGGTAGAGCTATAAGAAGTATTTTAGTGGATAAAATTAATAGACTTCATACataa
- the LOC101746151 gene encoding cell division control protein 45 homolog, with translation MFIEDLRNDFYNLLLGNRVLLLVHYDVDAICTCKILQGLFKSDNISYTLVPVGGISELKTAYEENNEEVKYVVLVNCGGTIDLVDILQPEEDVVFFVLDSHKPTDVCNVYSDGQVRLVYRDEEENIPNFDDIFRDDDDENEEEMPSGREDLEAFVERRRQRREWETKRNDLMFNYTQFSYYGKPSACIAVELAWLLCRSGVEYTWAGCIAVSAYAATHTRSPAQALLDAHALHRHLAAQLPSHGASVSMEKDAFLPLYRTWSLENALKYSPVVAPHLRLHSLAGADRLRQLLADMGIPLQQARQAYRSMDVELRRSLLDALDAAADKHHLPRLTHATYLLRRDHCAPLAALDCVYCVMALLELEGPGGFQLALASVDTSSAECEARQRGLGAARRGLAAAAALAGATLAARALHHAGPFAHFTISEGAAECEWGPWWLAVCARWVGAGAGRGAAAVLVAAPRGRTVLLCGVPPPQRTDTRNLFGAAFEQAAAKCGASVSLDHFDSAVVTLPAAQRPQFLDALTALLA, from the exons ATGTTTATAGAGGACCTCAGAAATGACTTTTACAATCTCCTTTTAGGCAAT CGCGTGTTATTATTAGTGCATTATGATGTAGATGCAATATGTACATGTAAAATACTTCAAGGATTATTCAAGAGTGATAATATATCATATACGCTAGTGCCGGTGGGGGGTATTTCTGAATTGAAGACTGCTTACGAAGAAAACAATGAAGAAGTCAAGTACGTAGTGTTGGTGAACTGCGGAGGTACTATAGACCTGGTCGATATCTTACAGCCCGAGGAGGATGTGGTATTTTTTGTGCTGGACTCCCATAAACCGACTGATGTCTGCAATGTTTATAGCGATGGACAG GTGAGACTGGTGTACCGTGATGAAGAAGAGAACATTCCTAATTTTGATGATATATTcagagatgatgatgatgag aacGAAGAAGAAATGCCAAGTGGTCGAGAAGACCTAGAAGCTTTTGTCGAGAGACGGCGTCAACGTAGAGAATGGGAAACAAAACGAAACGATCTTATGTTTAACTACACTCAATTCTCATATTATGGTAAACCG AGTGCTTGCATAGCAGTAGAGCTGGCCTGGCTGCTATGTCGCAGCGGAGTGGAGTACACGTGGGCCGGATGCATAGCTGTCAGTGCGTATGCTGCCACTCACACACGCTCCCCTGCACAAGCTCTGCTTGATGCACATGCGCTGCATCGACATCTCGCCGCGCAACTACCTTCACAT GGTGCTTCAGTAAGCATGGAAAAGGATGCGTTCCTGCCACTCTACCGGACCTGGTCTTTGGAGAATGCGTTGAAGTATTCTCCAGTTGTGGCTCCTCATCTTCGTCTTCATTCACTGGCTGGTGCTGACAGATTGAGGCAGCTATTGGCAGATATGGG GATCCCGCTGCAGCAGGCCCGCCAGGCCTACCGCTCCATGGACGTGGAGCTGCGGCGCTCGCTGCTGGACGCGCTGGACGCCGCCGCCGACAAGCACCACCTGCCGCGCCTCACGCACGCCACCTACCTCCTGCGCCGCGACCACTGCGCGCCGCTCGCCGCACTCGACTGCGTCTACTGCGTCATGGCGCTGCTCGAGCTC GAAGGCCCCGGCGGGTTCCAGCTGGCGCTGGCGTCGGTGGACACGTCGAGCGCGGAGTGCGAGGCCCGGCAGCGCGGGCtgggcgcggcgcggcgcgggctggcggcggcggcggcgctgGCGGGCGCCACGCTGGCGGCGCGCGCGCTGCACCACGCCGGGCCCTTCGCGCACTTCACCATCAGCGAG GGCGCGGCGGAGTGCGAGTGGGGTCCGTGGTGGCTGGCGGTGTGCGCGCGGTGGGtgggcgcgggcgcggggcggggggcggCCGCCGTGCTGGTGGCGGCGCCCCGGGGCCGCACCGTGCTGCTGTGCGGGGTGCCGCCGCCGCAGCGGACTGACACCAGGAA TCTGTTCGGGGCGGCGTTCGAGCAGGCGGCGGCCAAGTGCGGCGCCTCCGTGTCGCTCGACCACTTCGACTCCGCCGTGGTGACGCTGCCCGCCGCGCAGCGCCCGCAGTTCCTGGACGCGCTCACCGCGCTGCTGGCCTGA
- the LOC101740827 gene encoding vitellogenic carboxypeptidase, which produces MMAVKWKPLLSAVPCVLFFSTLFPLNGAKFPNVYPRVKLDARPNDSAGDPLMLTPFLKNESIALAQELSRVSLTETLGIESHAGFFTVDEKFNSNMYFWYFPPLSKNEAAPVLLWLQGGPGASSLFGLFTEVGPLIASKDGFAKREYHWAKNYHLIFIDNPVGTGFSFTDKDEGYCTDETCIAKGLFAAMDQFFTLFPNLRANDFYIAGESYAGKYIPAFGLYVHNLNQESKRINLKGMAIGNGYCDPLHQLDYGDYLYQHGLIDDNQLKTFLKYQLEISTRIKKGEYSTAAYLLDELFDGEMTKNSMFKTYTGFENSYNFLISKEEDDMTIYADLLKDDTVRRGVHVGGLAFNDGLQVLTSLVDDLTRSVAPLLAKLLSHYPIMFYSGQLDIIVAYPLTEKFLANLNFSAVVEYKFAPRNIWRVDGDVAGYVRKAGNLTEVLVRNAGHMVPRDQPKWAFELITQFISKIL; this is translated from the coding sequence ATGATGGCTGTGAAATGGAAGCCTCTGTTGAGCGCAGTGccgtgtgttttgtttttttctactTTGTTCCCGCTGAACGGTGCTAAATTTCCGAATGTTTATCCACGAGTGAAGCTGGACGCTCGACCTAATGACTCGGCCGGGGATCCTCTCATGCTGACGCCGTTTCTCAAAAACGAGTCCATAGCCCTCGCCCAGGAACTATCAAGAGTGTCATTGACGGAAACACTTGGGATCGAGAGTCACGCGGGATTCTTTACAGTTGACGAGAAGTTCAATTCAAATATGTACTTTTGGTATTTCCCGCCTTTATCGAAGAACGAAGCTGCACCGGTTTTGCTGTGGCTGCAAGGAGGTCCCGGGGCCAGCTCCTTATTCGGGCTCTTTACGGAAGTCGGGCCGCTGATCGCAAGCAAGGACGGTTTTGCCAAAAGAGAGTATCATTGGGCTAAGAACTATCACCTGATTTTCATCGACAACCCCGTGGGGACCGGCTTCAGTTTCACCGATAAAGATGAAGGTTACTGCACCGATGAGACGTGTATCGCTAAAGGACTCTTCGCAGCAATGGACCAGTTCTTCACTTTGTTCCCGAATTTGAGGGCGAATGATTTCTACATAGCCGGTGAGTCATACGCCGGTAAATACATTCCGGCGTTCGGGTTGTACGTTCACAATCTTAATCAGGAATCGAAGAGAATCAATTTGAAGGGCATGGCCATCGGAAACGGCTACTGCGACCCCCTTCATCAGCTCGACTACGGTGACTATCTGTACCAGCACGGTCTGATAGACGACAACCAACTGAAAACGTTTTTAAAATATCAACTCGAAATTTCGACTCGTATCAAGAAAGGAGAATATTCAACGGCCGCGTATTTGCTCGATGAACTGTTTGATGGTGAAATGACCAAGAATTCAATGTTTAAAACTTATACGGGATTTGAGAATTCATATAATTTTCTGATAAGCAAGGAGGAAGATGATATGACTATTTACGCGGATTTGTTGAAGGATGACACCGTGCGACGCGGCGTGCACGTCGGAGGCCTGGCCTTCAACGACGGCCTGCAAGTGCTGACCAGTTTGGTGGACGATCTGACGCGGTCCGTCGCCCCGCTGCTAGCCAAACTGCTCTCTCACTACCCGATCATGTTCTATAGCGGACAGCTGGACATCATTGTCGCGTACCCTCTGACGGAAAAATTCCTCGCTAACTTGAACTTCTCCGCTGTGGTCGAGTACAAGTTTGCCCCGAGGAACATCTGGAGAGTGGACGGCGACGTCGCTGGTTACGTCAGGAAGGCCGGCAACCTGACCGAGGTGTTGGTTCGGAACGCAGGCCACATGGTGCCGCGGGACCAGCCTAAATGGGCCTTCGAACTAATAACGCAGTTCATcagtaaaattttgtaa